The stretch of DNA TGCGACAAAGCGGTAATTTGCGCCATCAACGTCACACCATGCACCGACATTTGCACCAATACATGCGCCGGATGCGTCGTCGGCAATAGTGCTGTGATCTGTGCGGGTAGACGATTCACAATACTGCTGTGCGCTTCATCCGTAGTCGCGATGCTGATATCGCGCGCCATAATCCTCAGCCGCTGAGCTTGGCCCAGCTGATGCTGTTTGTTTGGCACCCATAGCTCACCACCGCTACCATCACACCCAAAGGCCAAGCGGGTCAGATGAAAATCGGCATTGAGCTCAACGACGCGGGTATCCAGAATCGTCGAGCGCTCCTCAGCAAACTGCACTGGCAAATCCGGTCGAGCCAGCGTGCTGGCCAGATCGCCCTGCGCAATCACCCGCCCGGCGCTCATCAGCACCAGATAGTCAGCCAGCTGGCTGACTTCATCCATGGCGTGAGTAACATACACCATCGGGATATTTAACTCACGATTGAGTTGCGCCAGATACGGCAACAACTCGGCCTTGCGCGGCGCATCGAGTGCCGCCAGCGGCTCATCAAGCAGCAATAGCGTCGGGGACGCCAGCAAGGCACGCGCAATCGCCACCCTTTGCTGCTCACCACCCGATAACTGTGCCGGTTTACGCGGCAACAGCGCCGCAATACCCAGCAAATCCAGCGCCTGCTCATAACGCACGCGCCGCTGTGACTCTGGCGTGCGTTGAAGCCCAAATTGCAAATTTTGTGCAACCGATAAATGCGCAAACAAACTCGGCTGCTGAAACACCATGCCAACGCCGCGCAAATGCGACGGCACAAAAGTCACCTCGTCCTGCCACAGCTCACCCGCGATATTCACCACGCCGCGCACCTGCGGCGCTAGCCCCGCAATCGCGCGCAACACCGTCGTTTTGCCACAGCCCGAAGGGCCGAACAGTACCGACACGCCGCGAACAGGTAGATCGAGATTCACTGCCAGTGTGAAATCATCGAATTTAGCCGCCAATTGGATTTTATTTTCGCCGCTCAAACCTCTAACCCCAAGATCAATCATTCGCTTGCATTGCACGACATGCGTTTGAAACCGGCTCACGTTGATGCTGCTGGATTATTTGCCTCACTCTCGTGTCCAAGCCGCTCAAAACAAGTCGGCGACCATCCTGAAAATACAAAGTTTGAAACACCGCGCCGCGATTACTGGTTGAACGCTCAATGCAACGCACCTGCTTTAGTGGATAAACTTCTGGACGCAAGGAATACCAAGATTGCTCAACAATTTTGTCATTCACTAAAACGGTGTACTGACGCAAGCCAGGGGCCGCAATCAACAATGCGACAACGATTAATTTCCACAGAGAATTCAACATTCTCGCATTGAGCTTTTTCCTGCGTGCTTGGCGCAGTACTAAATCACGTTTGGGCAGCGCTTGCCACTCGCTCCAATAGCTCGAAGGCACTGATAACAGTACAAAGTTCAGCAGAAATGCAGAAAACAATAAGAATGGCGATTGATTAATAACTCCGTTTCCCGTTAGATGCAGATAAACGCTTTGTTCGTAGGGTATAAACAACATCTCGCTTAGACTGCGAAAGCCTTCAATCAACCCCCATGAAGA from Chitinibacter fontanus encodes:
- the modC gene encoding molybdenum ABC transporter ATP-binding protein, which encodes MSGENKIQLAAKFDDFTLAVNLDLPVRGVSVLFGPSGCGKTTVLRAIAGLAPQVRGVVNIAGELWQDEVTFVPSHLRGVGMVFQQPSLFAHLSVAQNLQFGLQRTPESQRRVRYEQALDLLGIAALLPRKPAQLSGGEQQRVAIARALLASPTLLLLDEPLAALDAPRKAELLPYLAQLNRELNIPMVYVTHAMDEVSQLADYLVLMSAGRVIAQGDLASTLARPDLPVQFAEERSTILDTRVVELNADFHLTRLAFGCDGSGGELWVPNKQHQLGQAQRLRIMARDISIATTDEAHSSIVNRLPAQITALLPTTHPAHVLVQMSVHGVTLMAQITALSQARLQLAVGQTVWAQVKAVALL